One window of Mucilaginibacter inviolabilis genomic DNA carries:
- a CDS encoding helix-hairpin-helix domain-containing protein, giving the protein MKPYFKNYLSVTKKEWNGMVVFIILIALILAAPYVYQTIRKDNIINFNEFDKAVALLSKGKKASSTSGSWANESKIANAVLFTFNPNELSDAGWQKLGLSERQIKVIKNYEEKGGRFYTKSDVKKIYSITDADYQRLEPYINIPDTYHRTEKAAPGEVIEVNSADSAKLTRIRGIGPAFAMRIIRYRERVGGFYNKEQLKEVFGIDEAKYTEIKGGITVDNKHITRMNVNAASLNELRRFPYLSFKQANAILEYHNQHGDYASIDDMKNIAILDDGILRKIEPYLLFK; this is encoded by the coding sequence ATGAAGCCATATTTTAAAAACTACCTGTCTGTAACCAAAAAAGAGTGGAACGGTATGGTGGTGTTTATTATTTTAATAGCCTTGATTTTAGCAGCGCCTTATGTTTATCAAACAATCCGCAAAGATAATATAATAAATTTTAATGAGTTTGACAAAGCCGTTGCCCTGCTAAGTAAGGGTAAAAAAGCAAGTTCAACAAGTGGCTCCTGGGCTAATGAATCGAAAATAGCTAATGCAGTACTTTTTACGTTTAATCCCAATGAATTATCTGATGCAGGGTGGCAAAAATTAGGTTTGAGTGAACGTCAGATCAAGGTGATCAAAAATTATGAGGAAAAAGGAGGGCGGTTTTATACCAAGTCCGATGTGAAAAAAATATACTCCATTACCGATGCCGACTATCAGCGATTAGAACCGTATATTAACATACCGGATACCTATCATCGAACCGAAAAAGCTGCACCAGGTGAAGTAATTGAGGTGAATAGTGCCGACTCTGCCAAATTAACCCGCATCAGAGGGATAGGACCTGCGTTTGCTATGCGTATTATCAGATACCGGGAACGCGTTGGTGGTTTTTATAATAAAGAGCAATTGAAGGAGGTGTTTGGTATTGATGAAGCTAAATATACCGAGATAAAAGGTGGTATCACTGTAGATAACAAACATATTACCAGAATGAATGTGAACGCAGCTTCTTTGAATGAACTCAGGCGTTTTCCGTATTTAAGTTTTAAACAGGCCAATGCCATATTAGAATACCACAATCAGCATGGTGATTATGCATCAATTGACGATATGAAAAATATTGCCATACTTGATGACGGAATTTTGCGTAAAATTGAACCATATTTACTTTTTAAATGA
- the rny gene encoding ribonuclease Y: protein MDILLYGIIGLLLGVGLGIVIGRFLLRKLFKDQEASAQNKVKKILKDAENNAEILKKNKLLEAKEKFLQMKAEHEQEVNNKNNAINQRENGVKQKEQSLNQRLENMNRKESELDNTRKNLEKQTEIVVKKQEEVEVLKNSHVQQLETIAGLSADDARNQLVDTLREEARTKAMIQIKDIVDEAKLTATKEAKKIVIQTIQRTATESAIENTVSIFNIENDEIKGRIIGREGRNIRALEAATGIEIIVDDTPEAIILSGFDPVRREIARLAMHRLVTDGRIHPARIEEVVAKTKKQIEEEIVEIGERTVIDLGIHGLHPELIRMVGRMRYRSSYGQNLLQHSREVANFCATMAAELGLNVKMAKRAGLLHDIGKVPDDNPELPHAILGMQLAEKYKEHPEVCNAIGAHHDEIEMTSMLSPIIQACDAISGARPGARREVVESYIKRLKELEELALSYPGVEKTFAIQAGRELRVVVESEKITDAQSEVLAADISNRIQTEMTYPGQIKVTVIRETRSVAFAK, encoded by the coding sequence ATGGACATATTACTATACGGAATAATCGGACTATTGCTTGGCGTTGGCCTGGGCATAGTTATCGGTCGCTTCCTGCTACGGAAGCTTTTTAAAGACCAGGAGGCATCGGCCCAAAATAAAGTAAAAAAGATACTGAAGGATGCTGAAAACAATGCCGAGATATTGAAGAAAAATAAACTGCTGGAAGCCAAAGAAAAGTTTTTACAAATGAAGGCTGAGCACGAGCAGGAAGTAAATAATAAAAACAACGCGATCAATCAGCGCGAAAACGGTGTGAAACAAAAGGAGCAATCATTAAACCAGCGCCTGGAAAACATGAACCGTAAAGAAAGCGAGTTAGACAATACCCGCAAAAACCTGGAGAAACAAACAGAAATTGTTGTTAAAAAACAAGAAGAGGTTGAAGTGCTGAAAAATTCACACGTGCAACAACTGGAAACCATTGCCGGCTTGTCTGCCGATGATGCCCGTAACCAGTTGGTAGATACCCTGCGCGAAGAGGCTCGCACAAAAGCTATGATCCAGATCAAGGACATTGTTGACGAGGCCAAGCTCACTGCTACCAAAGAAGCTAAAAAGATAGTTATTCAAACCATACAGCGTACCGCTACCGAAAGCGCTATTGAAAATACCGTTTCGATATTTAATATCGAGAACGACGAAATTAAGGGTCGTATCATCGGTCGCGAGGGTAGAAACATCCGCGCATTGGAAGCTGCAACCGGTATCGAGATCATCGTTGACGATACTCCTGAGGCTATCATCTTATCAGGCTTTGATCCGGTAAGGCGCGAAATTGCCCGTTTGGCTATGCACCGTCTGGTAACGGATGGTCGTATACACCCTGCTCGTATTGAAGAGGTGGTGGCCAAAACCAAAAAACAAATTGAAGAAGAAATAGTAGAAATAGGCGAGCGCACAGTGATCGACCTGGGCATACATGGTTTACATCCGGAGCTGATCCGTATGGTTGGCCGTATGCGTTACCGTTCATCATACGGGCAAAACCTGCTGCAGCACTCCCGCGAGGTAGCCAACTTCTGCGCTACTATGGCTGCCGAGTTGGGCCTGAATGTGAAAATGGCCAAACGTGCCGGCTTGTTACATGATATTGGTAAAGTACCCGATGATAATCCAGAGCTGCCACACGCTATTTTGGGTATGCAGCTGGCCGAAAAATATAAAGAACACCCAGAAGTTTGCAACGCTATAGGCGCCCACCACGACGAAATTGAGATGACCTCGATGTTATCACCCATCATCCAGGCTTGTGATGCTATATCCGGCGCACGTCCGGGAGCACGTCGTGAGGTAGTTGAAAGCTACATCAAACGTTTAAAAGAGTTGGAAGAATTAGCTCTTTCTTATCCAGGTGTCGAAAAAACTTTCGCTATACAGGCCGGCCGCGAATTGCGGGTAGTGGTTGAAAGCGAGAAGATAACTGATGCCCAGTCTGAAGTACTGGCAGCAGATATCTCCAATCGTATCCAAACTGAAATGACTTACCCAGGTCAGATCAAAGTTACCGTGATCAGGGAAACCCGTTCGGTAGCGTTTGCTAAATAA
- a CDS encoding APC family permease, whose amino-acid sequence MDDNQSGNHAETAQLKQVLSLPTGILLVAGIMIGSGVFKKIVPMSEALHSETYILLAWIIGGVITMFGAFTYAGLATMTTQTGGVYEYLRLIYGDFIAFLFGWTIFTIVGSGAVAALSFVFAQSVNTLLPLPEFLSSLKNTGIGNSIFPFADSGIKTLAVLTIIALTWVNYKGVNKAGVLNNIVTSAKILGILLLIIAGFLYSGRPVVVESTEAIEAPHGAALFSGLFGAMLSALWAYDGWANITFVTGEIKNPKRNIPLAIVGGVGIAMILYVLLNYAYMKVLPVSQLALLGSNKIAAAEIAGIIMGKPGVIIIAVLIMTCTFGALNGCIISYPRVYFRMAQEKVFFKKAALIHPGYRTPHIALLYSAIWSIILVCSGTFDQITNLVIFASYAFFALATWGLIRMKIKGVIKSKVIGYPVIPVIIILFCIALTINTIITQPLASVLGLLLILSGAPFYWYFKKRV is encoded by the coding sequence ATGGATGATAACCAATCCGGCAATCACGCCGAAACCGCGCAACTGAAACAGGTGCTGAGCCTCCCCACCGGAATTTTATTGGTAGCCGGTATCATGATCGGCTCGGGTGTGTTCAAGAAGATTGTTCCCATGTCGGAGGCTTTGCATAGCGAAACGTATATCTTGCTGGCCTGGATCATTGGGGGTGTTATTACCATGTTTGGCGCTTTTACTTATGCTGGCCTGGCTACTATGACCACGCAAACCGGCGGCGTATATGAATATCTGCGATTGATTTACGGCGATTTCATCGCCTTCCTCTTCGGGTGGACGATCTTTACTATTGTTGGCAGTGGGGCTGTGGCAGCTCTCTCTTTCGTTTTCGCGCAATCTGTTAATACCCTTTTGCCCTTGCCCGAGTTTTTATCGTCTTTGAAAAATACAGGTATCGGCAATTCTATTTTCCCCTTTGCCGATTCGGGTATCAAAACGCTGGCGGTTCTTACTATTATAGCCCTCACCTGGGTAAATTATAAGGGCGTAAACAAAGCTGGGGTTTTAAACAACATTGTCACCTCAGCCAAAATACTGGGTATCCTGCTGCTTATTATTGCGGGATTTCTGTATAGTGGGCGCCCGGTAGTAGTAGAAAGCACCGAAGCAATTGAAGCACCTCATGGAGCAGCTTTATTTAGCGGCCTTTTTGGCGCTATGCTCAGTGCACTTTGGGCATACGACGGTTGGGCCAATATCACCTTTGTAACCGGCGAGATCAAAAATCCCAAACGGAACATCCCCCTGGCTATTGTTGGCGGTGTAGGCATCGCCATGATTTTGTACGTATTACTCAATTACGCTTACATGAAAGTTTTACCGGTATCGCAACTGGCCTTATTGGGCAGCAATAAAATAGCTGCTGCCGAAATAGCGGGTATCATCATGGGAAAACCTGGTGTTATTATTATCGCCGTGCTGATCATGACCTGTACCTTTGGGGCCTTAAACGGCTGTATCATTTCGTACCCGCGGGTTTATTTCCGGATGGCACAGGAAAAGGTTTTCTTTAAAAAAGCGGCGCTCATACATCCGGGTTACCGTACCCCGCACATCGCCTTACTTTATTCGGCCATCTGGAGTATTATACTCGTATGCAGCGGCACGTTCGATCAGATCACCAACCTGGTTATTTTTGCCTCTTATGCTTTTTTCGCCCTGGCAACCTGGGGCTTGATCCGGATGAAAATCAAGGGGGTGATCAAATCAAAAGTTATAGGTTACCCCGTGATCCCTGTTATTATCATCTTATTTTGTATCGCACTTACCATCAATACCATCATCACCCAGCCGCTGGCATCAGTGCTCGGTCTACTGCTCATTTTAAGCGGCGCGCCTTTTTATTGGTATTTTAAAAAGAGGGTATAG
- a CDS encoding TonB-dependent receptor: protein MKKLYFIFLSVLIIGIANVAKAQITTSLISGKVTDQKGITLPGVTVTALNTSTGTRYGAQTNSDGRFTIANVNPGGPYTISASFVGFKKDERTNITLSLGTTTFNFALADETTTLKEVKVRGTAGGTRTGASTRISQNQIRTAPSINRSLQDLTRNTPQSNNNSFQGTNYRYNNVTLDGAINNDAIGFSPSLGGQNNASGQVGSSTRTSPVSLDAIQDIQVLVAPYDIKIGNVLGGSINAVTRSGTNDFTGSVYGFGRGAFMVGPNNAAAASGGDGSKLPSTFHDYQTGIRIGFPIIKNKLFFFTNEEIARRQDPVIAAAGTAGSAKILSLQDAQNLTAAFKNYYGQDPGTYGNTSIFSNSNKFFNRLDWNINDNNQLTVRNNTIISKATNLERDQQNFRFSGIDYTSHNNSTSTVAELKSRFSNSVSNSLVLGYSNVHDYRDPNSDPSLPQIEITGRTPGTTIFMGTDREAAIFDMHQKTAEFTDNLTWTKGKHTFTFGTHNEFYNITYNFVNSWNGRTAYSSIDNFLAAQPSRVRYNGNYTNNSRDYILANPSAQFKVNLLSLYGQDEIQLTDNFKLTIALRADYAGVPNKQPLSDKTTNAPVDPNYGNTFTYTKPKDIKQNYLGNIEWNPRAAFNYDINGDQSVVLRGGSGFFTGRVPFAWFGYAFYNNGNTYGAYDNKSPAAGVPKPPTFAPGGATQVDLIDNNFKMPQVWRSSLAVDYTTPDQWKFTAEGIYTKVIHDLKFQQVNTTDQVAYYPYDTQHQQPIFVNKGINPLYTNAYLLSNTSQGYRYSATAQVAKNTQFAPTSALNVSVAYTYGHSKDVTNGIRNSMESNWQLNQALNPNNPGLANSNFDIRNRIVSNINFRHDWDATQNYTANFSFFFSAQSGNPYTYGFYPNSIDGTGQQLSLAYIPKRGETVNFFSDIVGGQTAAQQAAAFDAFIDKNSYLSTRRGDFTQRNAAFTPWNNQLDFRFTQDFKFGNGKHKQMITFTYDIINLTNLLNKKWGQYYFSANTYNSTSSIGLTAVKAGTPSFGNVPTTYPKYTFQDPGVPYSVDLFASRWQMQFGVRYSW, encoded by the coding sequence ATGAAAAAGCTTTACTTTATCTTTTTATCAGTGCTTATTATTGGAATTGCTAACGTTGCCAAAGCGCAAATTACAACCTCATTAATAAGCGGAAAAGTTACTGACCAAAAGGGGATTACCCTGCCTGGCGTAACTGTAACTGCACTGAACACCAGTACAGGAACACGTTACGGCGCGCAAACTAACTCTGATGGTCGTTTCACTATCGCTAACGTAAACCCAGGTGGCCCTTATACTATTTCGGCCTCTTTTGTAGGGTTTAAAAAAGACGAAAGAACAAACATTACTTTAAGTCTGGGAACTACTACATTTAACTTTGCGCTGGCCGACGAAACAACTACCTTAAAGGAAGTAAAGGTTAGAGGTACAGCAGGTGGCACCAGAACAGGTGCAAGCACACGTATCAGCCAAAACCAAATCCGTACAGCACCTTCTATTAACCGCAGCTTACAGGATTTGACCAGGAACACACCTCAAAGTAATAATAACTCATTTCAGGGTACCAACTACCGTTATAATAACGTAACGCTGGATGGTGCTATCAATAACGATGCGATTGGTTTTAGCCCATCATTAGGTGGTCAGAACAATGCTTCAGGACAAGTAGGTAGCAGTACCCGTACCAGCCCGGTATCGTTAGATGCGATACAGGATATCCAGGTACTGGTTGCTCCTTATGATATTAAAATTGGTAACGTACTGGGTGGTAGTATCAACGCTGTAACACGTAGTGGTACCAATGATTTTACCGGTTCGGTTTACGGATTTGGCCGTGGTGCGTTTATGGTAGGTCCTAATAACGCCGCTGCTGCTTCTGGTGGTGATGGCTCAAAACTACCATCAACTTTCCATGATTATCAAACAGGTATCCGTATAGGTTTCCCAATTATTAAAAATAAATTATTCTTCTTTACTAACGAAGAAATTGCCCGCAGACAGGATCCGGTTATTGCTGCAGCAGGAACTGCTGGTTCGGCAAAGATATTAAGCTTACAGGATGCCCAGAACTTAACTGCTGCATTTAAGAACTATTATGGTCAGGATCCAGGTACTTATGGTAATACTTCCATTTTCTCCAACTCAAACAAGTTCTTTAACCGTTTGGATTGGAATATCAATGATAACAACCAGTTAACCGTTCGTAACAATACCATTATTTCAAAAGCAACCAACTTAGAGCGCGATCAGCAAAACTTCCGCTTTAGTGGTATCGACTATACTTCGCACAATAACTCTACTTCAACTGTAGCCGAGTTAAAATCAAGATTTTCAAACAGTGTGAGCAATAGCTTGGTATTAGGTTATTCAAACGTACATGATTATCGTGATCCTAACTCAGATCCATCATTACCTCAGATCGAAATCACTGGCCGTACTCCTGGTACTACTATATTTATGGGTACCGATCGTGAGGCCGCTATTTTTGATATGCACCAGAAAACTGCTGAGTTTACCGATAACTTAACCTGGACAAAAGGTAAACACACTTTCACTTTTGGTACACACAATGAGTTTTATAATATCACTTATAACTTCGTAAATTCATGGAATGGTCGTACCGCTTATAGCAGTATCGATAATTTCCTTGCTGCGCAGCCTAGCCGCGTACGTTATAATGGTAATTATACCAATAACAGCCGTGATTATATTTTAGCTAATCCATCAGCTCAGTTTAAAGTTAACTTGCTGAGTTTATACGGACAGGACGAAATTCAGTTAACTGATAATTTCAAATTAACCATAGCCTTACGTGCCGATTACGCCGGTGTTCCAAACAAACAACCATTGAGTGATAAAACAACAAACGCTCCGGTTGACCCCAACTATGGTAATACCTTTACCTATACTAAGCCTAAAGATATTAAACAAAACTATCTTGGTAACATAGAGTGGAACCCACGTGCAGCATTTAATTATGACATCAACGGCGACCAAAGTGTAGTTTTACGCGGTGGTAGCGGATTCTTTACTGGTCGTGTTCCGTTTGCATGGTTTGGTTATGCGTTTTATAATAACGGTAATACTTATGGTGCTTATGATAACAAATCACCTGCTGCAGGTGTGCCAAAACCTCCAACCTTTGCTCCCGGTGGTGCTACACAAGTGGATTTGATTGATAATAACTTTAAAATGCCACAAGTGTGGAGAAGCAGTTTAGCTGTTGATTACACCACGCCAGATCAATGGAAATTCACAGCTGAAGGTATTTATACCAAGGTTATTCATGACTTGAAGTTTCAACAGGTAAATACTACCGATCAGGTTGCTTATTATCCGTATGATACACAACATCAACAGCCAATATTTGTAAACAAAGGTATTAACCCATTATATACTAATGCTTATTTGTTATCAAACACCAGCCAGGGTTACCGTTACAGCGCAACCGCCCAGGTAGCTAAAAATACGCAGTTTGCTCCAACCAGTGCATTAAACGTATCCGTTGCTTATACTTATGGTCACTCTAAAGATGTAACCAACGGTATTCGTAACTCAATGGAGTCAAACTGGCAATTGAACCAGGCATTAAATCCTAACAACCCAGGTCTGGCCAACTCAAACTTTGATATTCGTAATCGTATCGTGTCGAACATCAATTTCAGACATGATTGGGATGCAACCCAGAATTATACCGCAAACTTTAGTTTCTTCTTCAGTGCTCAGTCTGGTAATCCTTACACTTATGGCTTCTATCCAAACTCTATCGACGGAACCGGTCAACAATTAAGTTTAGCTTATATCCCTAAACGTGGTGAAACCGTGAATTTCTTCTCTGATATAGTTGGTGGACAAACCGCAGCTCAACAAGCAGCAGCGTTTGATGCCTTTATTGATAAAAATAGCTATCTTTCAACACGTCGTGGTGATTTTACACAACGTAATGCTGCGTTTACGCCATGGAATAACCAATTGGACTTCCGTTTTACGCAAGACTTTAAATTTGGTAATGGTAAACACAAACAGATGATCACCTTTACTTATGACATCATCAACCTAACCAACTTGTTGAATAAGAAATGGGGTCAGTACTATTTCTCGGCTAATACTTATAACTCAACATCAAGCATTGGTTTAACGGCAGTAAAAGCTGGTACTCCATCATTTGGCAATGTGCCAACAACATATCCAAAATATACATTCCAGGATCCTGGAGTGCCATATTCTGTTGACTTGTTTGCATCACGCTGGCAAATGCAGTTTGGTGTACGTTACAGCTGGTAA
- a CDS encoding cell division protein ZapA, which translates to MGEISIKINIADRVYPLKVNMEEEEIIRRAAKLINDRIKEYQENYAVRDKQDLLSMAVLHYATSSLKAEKKVTVEDTDIAEKVYQLDHLLSEFFSK; encoded by the coding sequence ATGGGAGAAATCTCAATAAAAATAAATATTGCTGACAGAGTTTACCCCTTAAAGGTAAACATGGAAGAAGAAGAAATAATACGCAGGGCGGCTAAACTGATCAATGACCGGATAAAGGAATATCAGGAAAACTACGCGGTAAGGGATAAGCAGGATTTGCTTTCGATGGCGGTGTTGCATTATGCTACATCATCATTAAAAGCCGAGAAGAAAGTTACCGTTGAAGATACCGATATTGCCGAAAAGGTTTATCAGCTGGATCATTTGCTGTCTGAATTTTTCTCAAAGTAA
- a CDS encoding lysophospholipid acyltransferase family protein: MKVITTEEFAKATKLDKLKMPGLAALLMELMKINQVNELFAQAQPKEGPDFVDAILEGCGIDIEFDERELRNIPKTGAFVAIANHPYGGIEGMVLLKILCMVRPDAKLMANFLLKKIPNLSDYFIAVNPFENVEHSSSISGLKNTLELLNNGTPIGIFPAGEVSTFKVEQKQVTDRLWHPVVGKIIAKAKVPVVPIYFHGNNGLLFNLLSLIHPALRTAKLPSELFNKHGHTIKLRIGKPINVEDIPDHNNSAKLLNFLRARTYALGTGLEEEKKLFSPRNLFKIKRLPEAVAPEIDSAILENEIAPLRENYRIWTEKNYEVFIVPTSTIPNVIREIGRLREITFREVGEGTNKAIDLDEYDIYYHHLFIWDVEAKMIVGAYRIGLGDEIFYSVGKNGFYITELFKLKTQFTPVLRKSLELGRSWIRKEYQAKPLPLFLLWKGILKFLIDNPRYRYLIGPVSISNSFSKFSKSLIVDYINRNHFDHEMAQYVKPRKKFKVDFAKIDTDLLMAGEDTFKGLDNLISEVETRNMKVPVLLRQYIALNAKIISFNIDPKFADCLDGFLVLDLEKVPQDILEKLGKNL; the protein is encoded by the coding sequence ATGAAAGTAATAACCACCGAAGAGTTTGCCAAAGCCACCAAACTGGATAAGTTGAAAATGCCGGGCCTGGCCGCTTTATTGATGGAACTCATGAAAATTAACCAGGTCAATGAACTGTTTGCGCAGGCCCAACCCAAAGAAGGCCCCGATTTTGTTGACGCCATTTTAGAGGGTTGCGGTATTGATATTGAATTTGACGAACGCGAGTTACGCAACATACCCAAAACCGGTGCCTTTGTTGCCATAGCCAATCACCCTTATGGTGGTATTGAGGGCATGGTACTTTTAAAAATATTATGCATGGTAAGGCCCGATGCTAAATTGATGGCCAATTTCCTGCTCAAAAAGATACCTAATCTGAGCGATTATTTTATAGCTGTTAACCCTTTTGAAAATGTAGAGCATTCGTCAAGTATCAGCGGCTTAAAAAACACCTTGGAGCTTTTGAACAACGGTACTCCTATCGGTATTTTTCCGGCAGGCGAAGTATCCACCTTTAAAGTTGAGCAAAAGCAGGTAACTGATCGCCTCTGGCATCCGGTTGTGGGTAAGATAATAGCTAAAGCTAAAGTGCCTGTTGTGCCTATATATTTTCATGGCAATAATGGCTTGCTGTTTAATTTGCTTAGCCTGATACATCCTGCACTTCGTACGGCCAAATTACCATCGGAGTTGTTTAATAAACACGGCCACACTATTAAATTACGCATTGGCAAGCCTATTAATGTAGAGGATATTCCCGATCATAATAATAGCGCTAAACTGCTTAACTTTTTACGCGCCCGTACTTACGCTCTCGGTACCGGACTGGAAGAGGAAAAAAAGCTATTCAGCCCGCGTAACCTGTTTAAAATAAAACGCCTGCCAGAAGCTGTAGCTCCTGAAATCGATTCGGCTATATTAGAGAACGAAATAGCTCCGCTACGTGAAAATTATAGAATATGGACCGAAAAGAACTATGAGGTATTTATTGTACCCACTTCAACCATCCCGAATGTTATACGGGAGATAGGTCGCCTGCGCGAAATTACCTTCAGGGAGGTTGGTGAAGGCACCAACAAGGCTATTGACCTTGATGAATATGATATTTACTACCACCACCTGTTTATCTGGGATGTTGAAGCTAAAATGATCGTGGGCGCTTACCGTATAGGTTTGGGCGACGAGATATTTTATAGCGTTGGCAAAAACGGATTCTATATTACCGAACTGTTCAAACTTAAAACCCAGTTTACACCGGTATTGCGCAAGAGCCTCGAATTAGGCCGCTCATGGATCCGTAAGGAGTACCAGGCTAAGCCTCTCCCACTATTCCTATTGTGGAAAGGTATCCTAAAATTCCTGATCGATAACCCTAGGTACCGCTACCTTATTGGGCCGGTAAGTATCAGTAACTCATTCTCCAAGTTCTCCAAATCGCTTATTGTTGATTACATCAATCGTAACCATTTTGACCATGAGATGGCGCAGTATGTAAAACCACGCAAGAAATTCAAGGTTGATTTTGCCAAAATAGACACCGACCTGCTCATGGCCGGCGAGGATACTTTCAAAGGGCTCGACAACCTGATATCTGAGGTGGAAACCCGCAATATGAAGGTTCCGGTGTTGCTGCGTCAATACATCGCGCTTAATGCTAAGATCATCAGTTTTAATATCGACCCTAAATTTGCCGATTGCCTGGATGGTTTCCTGGTACTCGACCTGGAGAAGGTACCCCAGGATATTTTGGAAAAACTGGGCAAAAATTTATAG
- a CDS encoding acyltransferase family protein, with product MSKTPQYLESKNHYEILDGLRGVASLIVVAFHILETYSGDRFHQIINHGYLAVDFFFLLSGFVVAYAYDDRWEKMTQWDFYKRRLIRLQPMVIIGTLIGAALFYFQASPVFPLISTTPIWQMLLVMLIGFTVLPIPVSMDIRGWQEMHPLDGPAWSLFFEYVANILYALFIRKFSKKLLTVFVVLSALLLIHFLIMGSQGDVIGGWSLNAPQLHIGFARLLYPFFAGILLCRMGKLIHIKSAFAVSSLLIIIVLSIPRIGGSEHLWMNGLYESFSIIILFPLIVSIGAGGKITGKFAMKACKFFGDISYPLYITHYPLIYLYTGWVVKNKVPASQGFGYGLLLFVGSIAIAYASLKLYDEPVREWLKKRFLSKRA from the coding sequence ATGAGTAAAACGCCTCAGTATCTAGAATCTAAAAACCATTATGAAATCCTGGACGGGCTGCGCGGTGTAGCCTCTCTTATAGTAGTAGCCTTTCATATTTTAGAAACCTACTCCGGCGATCGTTTCCATCAGATCATTAATCATGGCTATTTAGCCGTTGACTTCTTTTTCCTGTTATCAGGTTTTGTGGTGGCTTATGCCTATGACGACCGTTGGGAAAAGATGACCCAATGGGATTTTTATAAACGCAGACTTATTCGTTTGCAGCCTATGGTTATTATAGGCACGCTTATCGGGGCTGCATTATTTTACTTTCAGGCCTCGCCCGTGTTCCCACTAATTAGTACAACTCCTATTTGGCAAATGCTGCTGGTTATGCTGATTGGTTTTACAGTGCTTCCCATACCCGTATCCATGGATATTCGCGGCTGGCAGGAAATGCATCCGCTTGACGGCCCTGCCTGGTCATTATTCTTTGAATATGTTGCTAACATTCTTTATGCTCTTTTTATTCGTAAGTTTTCTAAAAAATTGCTTACTGTGTTTGTAGTGCTATCTGCCCTGCTCCTTATCCATTTTTTAATAATGGGTTCGCAAGGTGATGTTATCGGGGGCTGGAGCCTGAATGCGCCTCAGCTTCATATAGGCTTTGCCCGTTTGCTATATCCGTTTTTTGCAGGCATATTGCTTTGCCGCATGGGCAAACTGATCCATATTAAAAGCGCATTCGCGGTGAGTAGCTTGCTCATTATCATTGTTCTATCTATTCCAAGAATAGGCGGCAGCGAGCATCTTTGGATGAATGGCTTGTATGAATCGTTCAGCATTATTATTCTTTTCCCGCTAATTGTTTCAATTGGTGCAGGCGGAAAAATAACTGGGAAATTTGCGATGAAAGCGTGCAAGTTTTTTGGGGATATTTCATACCCCCTTTATATTACCCATTACCCGTTGATTTATCTGTATACCGGTTGGGTAGTAAAGAATAAGGTACCGGCGAGTCAAGGTTTTGGGTATGGGTTATTACTATTTGTTGGCAGTATAGCTATAGCTTACGCATCCCTTAAACTTTATGACGAACCTGTTCGCGAGTGGCTCAAAAAACGTTTCCTGTCGAAACGGGCTTAA
- a CDS encoding Mpo1 family 2-hydroxy fatty acid dioxygenase: MASSNISNTPQQGTGGADNIRLVDVYFAKYAESHHNKTNEAIHFICIPLIVFSLLGLVWSIPFPYLKFLGSYNGVFNWASFLIAFSIYYYLKLSPVLSYIMLLILFGFSYGIIQIEHWHQAGGPALWLVSLIIFFISWIGQFIGHKIEGKKPSFLDDVKFLLIGPIYLLHLILKRLSLKY; this comes from the coding sequence ATGGCCTCATCCAATATATCAAATACACCACAACAGGGTACCGGCGGTGCTGACAACATTCGGCTGGTGGATGTTTATTTTGCCAAGTACGCCGAAAGCCATCATAATAAAACCAACGAGGCCATACATTTTATCTGTATACCGCTTATCGTATTCAGTTTGCTGGGTTTGGTTTGGTCTATTCCCTTTCCATACTTAAAATTTCTGGGTAGTTATAATGGTGTGTTTAACTGGGCCTCCTTTTTAATTGCCTTCAGCATTTATTATTATCTGAAACTTTCGCCGGTACTATCGTACATTATGTTGCTGATATTATTTGGCTTTAGTTATGGTATCATTCAAATAGAACACTGGCACCAGGCAGGTGGCCCGGCGCTATGGCTGGTTTCATTAATCATCTTCTTCATATCTTGGATAGGGCAATTTATAGGGCATAAAATTGAAGGTAAAAAGCCGTCATTTTTAGATGATGTTAAGTTTCTGCTCATTGGCCCTATTTATTTACTGCACCTTATACTTAAAAGATTATCGCTTAAGTATTAA